A genomic window from Pyxidicoccus trucidator includes:
- a CDS encoding FG-GAP-like repeat-containing protein, translating to MQNAAEGTWGSVSRVDFVGWGTCTSTSRGIRIRIADTGPHVKQLGSRLDGYVNGMELNFTFANWGQSCQSQREFCIRAIAVHEFGHALGFAHEQNRPDRPSTCTEPAQGSNGNLMIGAWDLRSVMNYCNPDWNGNGQLSATDIAGVVQLYGDVLSIREYGYNQGWRVETHPRIAADVNGDGRADIVGFANGGVYVALSTGTGFTAGQIWFPEYGYNQGWRVDQHPRTAADVNGDGRADIVGFANGGVYVALSTGTGFTAGQIWLSEFGYDQGWRVEVHPRTAADVNGDGRADIVGFANGGVYVALSTGTGFTAGQIWLPEYGYNQSWRVEQHPRTSADVNGDGRADIVGFANGGVYVALSTGTGFTAGQIWLSEFGYDQGWRVEVHPRTAADVNGDGRADIVGFANGGLYVALSTGTGVAAGQIWLPEYGYNQGWRVEQHPRTLADIDGNGRADVIGFDNDGVSTHLY from the coding sequence GTGCAGAACGCGGCCGAGGGCACATGGGGCAGTGTGTCGCGGGTGGACTTCGTTGGCTGGGGCACGTGCACCTCGACCTCACGCGGCATCCGCATCCGCATCGCGGACACGGGGCCGCACGTGAAGCAGCTCGGCAGCCGGCTGGACGGCTACGTCAACGGCATGGAGCTCAATTTCACCTTCGCCAACTGGGGCCAGAGCTGCCAGTCCCAGCGGGAGTTCTGCATCCGGGCCATCGCGGTGCATGAGTTCGGCCATGCGCTCGGCTTCGCGCACGAGCAGAACCGCCCGGACCGGCCGTCCACCTGCACTGAGCCCGCGCAGGGCTCCAACGGCAACCTGATGATTGGCGCCTGGGACCTCCGGTCGGTGATGAACTACTGCAACCCGGACTGGAACGGGAACGGACAGCTGAGCGCGACCGACATCGCGGGCGTTGTGCAGCTCTACGGTGACGTGCTGTCGATCCGGGAGTATGGCTACAACCAGGGCTGGCGTGTGGAGACGCATCCACGTATCGCCGCGGACGTGAATGGGGACGGACGCGCGGACATCGTCGGCTTCGCCAATGGGGGCGTGTACGTCGCGCTGTCTACCGGCACCGGCTTCACCGCTGGCCAGATCTGGTTCCCGGAGTATGGCTACAACCAGGGCTGGCGCGTGGATCAGCACCCGCGCACCGCTGCCGATGTGAATGGAGACGGACGTGCCGACATCGTCGGCTTTGCCAATGGAGGGGTATACGTCGCGCTGTCCACCGGCACCGGCTTCACCGCTGGCCAGATCTGGTTGTCGGAGTTTGGCTATGACCAGGGCTGGCGCGTGGAGGTGCACCCGCGCACCGCCGCGGACGTGAATGGGGACGGACGTGCCGACATCGTCGGCTTCGCCAATGGGGGCGTGTACGTCGCGCTGTCTACCGGCACCGGCTTCACCGCTGGTCAGATCTGGTTGCCGGAGTATGGCTACAACCAGAGCTGGCGCGTGGAGCAGCACCCGCGCACCTCTGCCGATGTGAATGGAGACGGACGTGCCGACATCGTCGGCTTTGCCAATGGGGGGGTATACGTCGCGCTGTCCACCGGTACCGGCTTCACCGCTGGCCAGATCTGGTTGTCGGAGTTTGGCTATGACCAGGGCTGGCGCGTGGAGGTGCACCCGCGCACCGCTGCCGATGTGAATGGGGACGGGCGTGCCGACATCGTCGGCTTCGCCAATGGGGGCTTGTACGTCGCGCTGTCCACCGGCACCGGCGTCGCCGCTGGCCAGATCTGGTTGCCGGAGTATGGCTACAACCAGGGCTGGCGCGTGGAGCAGCACCCGCGCACCCTGGCGGACATCGATGGCAACGGCCGCGCCGACGTCATCGGCTTCGACAACGACGGTGTGAGCACGCACTTGTACTGA
- a CDS encoding FrgA protein, protein MPARLAQLLVSRMLLSQEKAGEVLRQHQAQGGHLDTLLLERGVAGEADVLALLGEVSGFRPVNLMDFEPNPDVASFIPPKLAERLCVVPLSLDGSTLHVACGYPVPKKELDEVGFLLGKPLELWVAAEVRIREWVSIIYRQPLAPRFAQLSAALDPERRAATSPPPPPAAAQEDSLTADMVERLARSVAQEPLPTEVRATPREAAAPKPPEPQRPPPPPPEAANPAPPAFVRAPLRLNMPKDEPAQAPPPPAPKAAPPVVVASAQPAARPTATPAIQAPPPASRPATPPAVATPPVISGPQPAARPATPPTSAPAVLQPASAAPATGPARAPSNGVQPGAPQPSAAPQQRPAAPAAPQVWPPAPAAAPAAPQVWPPANAQPAAAPVAARPVVAPPPRPAPAGEPAFLVFPNPSAPPRPQPAAPEARAPQAPVGQDVPDWTLTQARAALKEATKDRDRLIDVALRFGRRTFDYVASFAVVRGAAQGLEARGDGMTGEPLTQVSVPLDASSVFRTVAVTRGSYAGPLPPDALTRHYLELFGRQTPRTVFLYPVEVKGRLVAILYGDCGQKPISQRRLSDYILFCQDLPAAFQELILFRKQRLSELRAPDEEELTIDVDVPVAALPAPAPAVVAGLGWSPFFGRGAGGTMGRAAALPPRAQSQEERPPPDFTPLLKRLTGPDAAQRSNAMAELARSPEASAKVLAQHFPGPTAWSRLPVVELPEADELGPIPGALSRLGRPAAHALAPLLDSHDADTRYFALLTAGNLPYVELVDGVLRGLFDLEPDINSAARVAASALKQLPRLDAALRDLRQELRNRDAMRRALAARALGTLHDREAVEGLIQLTGSDDEMCAQAAAEALRDVTRATFGQSPRQWTQWWAENRSRRRADWLITALRHRELDMRLAAIEELSRALNDTLGYYADAPEAEREVAVRRWEASAVAPANARRLGML, encoded by the coding sequence CTTCCGGCCGGTGAACCTGATGGACTTCGAGCCCAACCCGGACGTCGCCTCCTTCATCCCACCGAAGCTCGCCGAGCGCCTGTGCGTGGTGCCGCTGTCGCTGGACGGCAGCACGCTGCACGTGGCCTGCGGCTACCCGGTGCCGAAGAAGGAGCTCGACGAGGTGGGCTTCCTGCTCGGCAAGCCGCTCGAGCTGTGGGTGGCCGCGGAGGTGCGCATCCGCGAGTGGGTCTCCATCATCTACCGCCAGCCGCTGGCGCCGCGCTTCGCCCAGCTCTCCGCCGCGCTGGACCCCGAGCGGCGCGCCGCGACCTCCCCTCCTCCGCCCCCGGCCGCCGCGCAGGAAGACTCGCTCACGGCGGACATGGTGGAGCGCCTGGCGCGCTCCGTGGCGCAGGAGCCGCTTCCCACCGAGGTGCGAGCCACGCCGCGCGAGGCCGCAGCGCCGAAGCCTCCCGAGCCGCAGCGCCCGCCTCCGCCTCCGCCCGAGGCGGCCAACCCGGCCCCGCCGGCTTTCGTCCGCGCACCGCTGCGGCTGAACATGCCGAAGGACGAGCCGGCCCAGGCGCCGCCCCCTCCCGCGCCGAAGGCCGCGCCGCCCGTCGTCGTCGCCAGCGCCCAGCCCGCGGCGCGTCCCACGGCGACGCCCGCCATCCAGGCCCCGCCGCCCGCGAGCCGTCCCGCCACCCCTCCGGCGGTGGCCACCCCTCCTGTCATCAGCGGCCCGCAGCCCGCGGCCCGGCCCGCCACGCCTCCAACAAGCGCCCCGGCGGTGTTGCAGCCCGCCTCGGCGGCTCCTGCCACCGGCCCCGCTCGCGCGCCTTCCAACGGGGTGCAGCCCGGCGCACCGCAGCCGTCGGCCGCACCCCAGCAACGGCCCGCCGCTCCGGCTGCGCCCCAGGTGTGGCCGCCCGCGCCCGCCGCCGCTCCGGCTGCGCCCCAGGTGTGGCCGCCCGCCAACGCCCAGCCCGCTGCCGCGCCGGTGGCGGCGAGGCCTGTCGTCGCGCCTCCTCCACGCCCCGCGCCCGCGGGAGAGCCCGCGTTCCTCGTCTTCCCCAACCCCAGCGCTCCGCCGCGCCCGCAGCCCGCCGCGCCCGAGGCCCGCGCGCCGCAGGCGCCGGTGGGACAGGACGTGCCGGACTGGACGCTGACCCAGGCCCGCGCCGCGCTGAAGGAAGCCACCAAGGACCGGGACCGGCTCATCGACGTGGCGCTGCGCTTCGGCCGCCGCACGTTCGACTACGTGGCCTCCTTCGCCGTGGTGCGCGGAGCCGCACAGGGCCTGGAGGCTCGCGGCGACGGCATGACGGGCGAGCCGCTCACGCAGGTGTCCGTCCCGCTCGACGCGAGCAGCGTCTTCCGCACGGTGGCCGTCACCCGAGGCAGCTACGCGGGCCCGCTGCCGCCGGACGCCCTCACCCGGCACTACCTGGAGCTGTTCGGCCGGCAGACGCCGCGCACCGTCTTCCTGTACCCGGTGGAGGTGAAGGGCCGGCTGGTGGCCATCCTCTACGGTGACTGCGGGCAGAAGCCCATCAGCCAGCGCCGCCTGTCCGACTACATCCTGTTCTGCCAGGACCTGCCGGCCGCGTTCCAGGAGCTCATCCTCTTCCGCAAGCAGCGCCTGTCGGAGCTGCGCGCGCCGGACGAGGAGGAGTTGACCATCGACGTGGACGTGCCGGTCGCCGCGCTGCCAGCCCCCGCGCCCGCGGTGGTGGCGGGCCTGGGCTGGAGCCCCTTCTTCGGCCGGGGCGCCGGAGGCACCATGGGCCGCGCCGCCGCGCTGCCGCCCCGCGCGCAGTCGCAGGAGGAGCGCCCGCCGCCGGACTTCACGCCGCTGCTCAAGCGCCTCACGGGTCCGGACGCCGCGCAGCGCTCCAACGCCATGGCGGAGCTGGCGCGCTCGCCCGAGGCCAGCGCCAAGGTGCTGGCGCAGCACTTCCCCGGCCCCACCGCGTGGAGCCGCCTGCCCGTGGTGGAGCTGCCCGAGGCGGACGAGCTGGGCCCCATTCCCGGCGCGCTCTCGCGGCTGGGCCGCCCCGCCGCGCATGCCCTGGCGCCGCTGCTGGACTCGCACGACGCGGACACGCGCTACTTCGCACTGCTGACGGCGGGCAACCTGCCGTACGTGGAGCTGGTGGACGGCGTGCTGCGCGGCCTGTTCGACCTGGAGCCGGACATCAACAGCGCCGCGCGGGTGGCCGCCTCCGCCCTCAAGCAGCTTCCCCGGTTGGACGCCGCCCTGCGCGACCTGCGCCAGGAGCTGCGCAACCGGGACGCGATGCGCCGTGCGCTGGCCGCGCGCGCCCTGGGCACGCTGCATGACCGGGAGGCGGTGGAAGGCCTCATCCAGCTCACCGGCAGCGACGACGAGATGTGCGCCCAGGCCGCCGCCGAGGCGCTGCGCGACGTGACGCGCGCGACCTTCGGCCAGAGCCCGCGCCAGTGGACGCAGTGGTGGGCGGAGAACCGCAGCCGTCGCCGCGCGGACTGGCTCATCACCGCCCTGCGCCACCGCGAGCTGGACATGCGGCTGGCGGCGATTGAAGAGCTGAGCCGCGCCCTCAACGACACGCTCGGCTACTACGCGGACGCCCCCGAGGCCGAGCGCGAGGTGGCGGTGCGCCGCTGGGAAGCCTCTGCGGTAGCCCCCGCCAACGCGCGCCGGCTGGGCATGCTGTAG
- a CDS encoding sigma-54-dependent transcriptional regulator — protein MSEPLKGNVLLVDDDPAVAKVLGALLTQAGLTTHTARDGQEALALLGRKPIDVVVSDVRMPGMDGMQLLSEVAKSWPDVPVILLTAHGTVPLAVEAMKAGAADFVLKPFDREEILFTVRKALLRAHDDTAREPLRAPGPFIGRSRAMADVQTMLAKAATGTATVLLRGESGTGKELAAKAVHDGSPRRAGPFVKLHCAALPDTLLESELFGYEKGAFTGAATRKPGRVELAHGGTLFLDEVGDIPLSMQVKLLRVIQERELERLGGTQPVKVDVRFVAATHQPLEQLVKEGRFREDLFYRLNVVPVELPPLRARPEDIEPLARHFLEAHAKANGRPPFTLTDDGLAVLQAQPWPGNVRQLQNFLERLVVLSDGQVLSAAEVTHELARQPGLSPSPTIMAVARPGPGALQPASAPAGGTDSGLTLESQRKGMEQQALVDALKRAGDNRTLAARLLGISRRTLYNKLEEHGLL, from the coding sequence GTGAGCGAGCCATTGAAGGGGAACGTACTGCTGGTGGACGACGACCCGGCGGTGGCCAAGGTGCTGGGCGCGCTGCTGACGCAGGCGGGGCTGACGACGCACACGGCCCGAGACGGGCAGGAGGCGCTCGCGCTGCTGGGGCGCAAGCCCATCGACGTGGTGGTGAGCGACGTGCGCATGCCCGGCATGGACGGCATGCAGCTGCTGTCGGAGGTGGCGAAGAGCTGGCCGGACGTGCCCGTCATCCTGCTCACCGCGCACGGCACGGTGCCGCTGGCGGTGGAGGCGATGAAGGCTGGCGCCGCGGACTTCGTGCTCAAGCCGTTCGACCGGGAGGAGATTCTCTTCACCGTCCGCAAGGCGCTGCTGCGCGCGCACGACGACACGGCGCGCGAGCCGCTCCGGGCGCCGGGCCCCTTCATCGGCCGCAGCCGGGCCATGGCGGACGTGCAGACCATGCTGGCGAAGGCGGCCACGGGCACGGCGACGGTGCTGCTGCGCGGCGAGTCCGGCACGGGCAAGGAGCTGGCGGCGAAGGCGGTGCACGACGGCAGCCCCCGGCGTGCGGGGCCCTTCGTGAAGCTGCACTGCGCGGCGCTGCCGGACACGCTGCTGGAGAGCGAGCTGTTCGGCTACGAGAAGGGTGCATTCACCGGCGCGGCCACTCGTAAGCCGGGGCGCGTGGAGCTGGCGCACGGCGGCACGCTGTTCCTGGACGAGGTGGGCGACATCCCCCTCTCCATGCAGGTGAAGCTGCTGCGCGTGATTCAGGAGCGCGAGTTGGAGCGGCTGGGCGGCACGCAGCCGGTGAAGGTGGACGTGCGCTTCGTCGCGGCCACGCACCAGCCGCTGGAGCAGTTGGTGAAGGAGGGCCGCTTCCGCGAGGACCTCTTCTACCGGCTCAACGTGGTGCCGGTGGAACTGCCCCCGCTGCGCGCGCGCCCGGAGGACATCGAGCCGCTGGCCCGGCACTTCCTGGAGGCGCATGCGAAGGCCAACGGCCGGCCGCCCTTCACGCTGACCGATGATGGGCTCGCGGTGCTCCAGGCGCAGCCGTGGCCGGGCAACGTGCGCCAGCTCCAGAACTTCCTGGAGCGGCTGGTGGTGCTGTCGGACGGACAGGTGCTCTCGGCGGCGGAGGTGACGCACGAGCTGGCCCGCCAGCCAGGACTGTCACCCTCCCCCACCATCATGGCCGTGGCGAGGCCTGGCCCGGGCGCTCTGCAGCCCGCGAGCGCACCGGCGGGAGGTACGGATTCGGGCCTCACGCTGGAGTCCCAGCGCAAGGGCATGGAGCAACAGGCCCTGGTAGACGCACTGAAGCGCGCGGGCGACAACCGCACGCTCGCGGCGCGGCTGCTCGGCATCAGCCGGCGCACGCTCTACAACAAGTTGGAGGAGCACGGGCTGCTCTGA
- a CDS encoding ATP-binding protein has product MTGGMWISLVACVGLLALAGLALSRVGRSPLALPLSLLSITLATWNFSGFALERLDDGGWRLLGFAAGLMTVPCTLHFILAFVGRRRRSAWAMFGSYAVFSALGLVMLAGLFAPSLAEHLLSLRFGLTVTALVTPPLGGGFTLLVLHLRRTHQPDERARAGLVLLGLTLLVALLLTELAAELGLLVPRLGNIGTLLGLPVMGTAALRFGLFGRDAGAPRMALHAAAVAGVGVLAYLTVFRLFAAQAATLVVCTTAVTFGLVAATRRGVTAYVTRSERMERLATLGRFSAQMAHDLKNPIAAMKGAAQYLKEEHARGQPWDGHGEFLDLLLEQVERLDRVVDTYQRLARVEPLPRPVDLGRLVEGVLSLQSFASPGQVSILRELTPGLPPCSGDEDLLANALENLVRNAFEAMSKGGTLTVRTLRDGPGVAVEVEDTGEGMDARTRERAFDDFYTTKASGSGLGLAFVRRVVEAHGGEVSLTSREGHGTVVRMRLPAGIPHMSTGEGEAA; this is encoded by the coding sequence ATGACCGGCGGGATGTGGATCAGCCTGGTGGCGTGTGTGGGGCTGCTCGCCCTGGCGGGGCTCGCGCTCTCGCGCGTGGGCCGCAGCCCGCTGGCGCTGCCGCTGTCGTTGCTGTCCATCACCCTGGCCACCTGGAACTTCTCCGGCTTCGCGCTGGAGCGCCTGGACGATGGGGGCTGGCGGCTGCTGGGCTTCGCCGCGGGGCTGATGACGGTGCCCTGCACGCTGCACTTCATCCTCGCGTTCGTCGGACGGCGGCGGCGCTCGGCGTGGGCGATGTTCGGCAGCTATGCCGTCTTCAGCGCGCTGGGCCTGGTGATGCTGGCCGGGCTCTTCGCGCCGTCGCTCGCCGAGCACCTGCTCTCGCTGCGCTTCGGGCTGACGGTGACGGCGCTGGTGACACCGCCGCTGGGCGGAGGCTTCACGCTGCTGGTGCTGCACCTGCGCCGCACGCACCAGCCGGACGAGCGCGCCCGGGCGGGGCTGGTGCTGCTGGGGCTGACGCTGCTGGTGGCGCTGCTGCTGACCGAGCTGGCGGCGGAATTGGGGCTGCTGGTTCCCCGGCTGGGCAACATCGGCACGCTGCTGGGCCTGCCGGTGATGGGGACGGCGGCGCTGCGCTTCGGACTCTTCGGCCGGGACGCGGGAGCGCCGCGCATGGCGCTGCACGCGGCGGCGGTGGCGGGCGTGGGCGTGCTGGCGTACCTCACCGTCTTCCGCCTCTTCGCCGCGCAGGCCGCCACGCTGGTGGTGTGCACCACGGCCGTCACGTTCGGCCTGGTGGCCGCCACGCGCCGGGGCGTCACCGCCTACGTCACTCGGAGCGAGCGCATGGAGCGGCTGGCCACGCTGGGCCGCTTCTCCGCGCAGATGGCGCATGACCTGAAGAACCCCATCGCCGCGATGAAGGGCGCCGCGCAGTACCTCAAGGAGGAGCACGCGCGCGGGCAGCCGTGGGACGGGCACGGCGAGTTCCTGGACCTGCTGCTGGAGCAGGTGGAGCGGCTGGACCGGGTGGTGGACACGTACCAGCGGCTGGCGCGCGTGGAGCCGCTGCCCCGGCCCGTGGACCTGGGCCGGCTGGTGGAGGGCGTGCTGTCGCTCCAGTCCTTCGCCAGCCCGGGGCAGGTGTCCATCCTCCGCGAGCTGACGCCGGGCCTGCCGCCCTGCTCGGGGGACGAGGACCTGTTGGCGAACGCGCTGGAGAACCTGGTGCGCAATGCCTTCGAGGCGATGTCGAAGGGAGGCACGCTCACCGTGCGCACGCTGCGGGATGGCCCGGGCGTGGCGGTGGAGGTGGAGGACACGGGCGAGGGGATGGACGCACGCACCCGTGAGCGCGCCTTCGACGACTTCTACACCACGAAGGCCTCGGGCAGCGGCCTGGGGCTGGCGTTCGTCCGGCGGGTGGTGGAGGCACACGGCGGCGAGGTGTCCCTGACAAGCCGGGAGGGTCACGGTACGGTGGTTCGCATGCGCCTGCCGGCGGGTATCCCGCACATGTCGACCGGGGAAGGAGAGGCCGCGTGA